From the genome of Pieris rapae chromosome 5, ilPieRapa1.1, whole genome shotgun sequence, one region includes:
- the LOC110996806 gene encoding sodium-dependent neutral amino acid transporter B(0)AT3 isoform X1, translating to MSAKAEPIGPRNGHELAPLNTRADGSERPHGVTIVLQGSRNSLQHDAPDEDRAAWSGKLQFFLSIIGYSVGLGNIWRFPYLCQQNGGGAFLIPFLIMLVLEGIPLFLIEMAIGQKMRLGSLGVWNTIHPWLGGIGISSCVVTLFVALYYNVIITWVFFYLFNSIRLSADSLPWAHCPQDNGTAEEECSKTSATVYYWYREALDASPSIDNPGVPRWWIVCYLLLAWIIVFFIVMKGIQSSGKVVYFTSLFPYAVLTIFFVRGITLPGSADGILHMYKPKLEKLLDPTVWLDAATQVFYSFGLAFGSLIAFGSYNPPNNNCVRDVLLVSVCNALTAIYASVVIFSILGFKAFTMVEKCIGKEIKVLALHHIGGFTVNSTQEYYEEYYPRLSDNITSSLNLTGCTMSRQLDEAAEGTGLAFIVFTQAILKLTPAPFWSIIFFLMLLSLGLGSQIGIMEGMLCTIFDIDFFKRLSKPVITGSVCTFCFFVGLIFTTGAGEYWLKMFDSFAGTIGLVVVALLEMISVIYIYGHERFTNDIYEMTGYRPGLYWQITWRYVGPFIVSCILLSSLVFMLINPPTYGAWNAAEGRVEKTPYPNWVLLVAVMMILAGVLPIPIVLLLRRFQCLALDVDIHQGSIRRIETTVSTKEMMSDQDVISPENAPPAPAQLVADVATKFTIGDFDSDSEQGEVRASGTCNVSSSSDDDIPNKKYSPLSGTRFALKPIGHKPTTFKMDVIDD from the exons atGTCGGCAAAAGCTGAACCAATCGGGCCTCGGAATGGCCACGAATTGGCACCGTTGAATACCAGGGCCGATGGCAGCGAACGACCTCACGGGGTTACCATAGTTCTACAGGGTTCAAGGAACTCCTTACAGCATGATGCCCCCGATGAGGATAGAGCGGCATGGTCCGGAAAACTACAGTTCTTCCTGTCAATTATTGGATACTCTGTGGGCCTTGGCAACATTTGGCGCTTTCCGTATCTATGCCAACAAAATGGCGGAG GTGCGTTCCTGATACCCTTCCTCATAATGTTGGTGCTGGAAGGCATCCCATTGTTTTTGATTGAAATGGCAATAGGCCAGAAGATGAGACTTGGCTCCCTTGGCGTGTGGAACACCATCCATCCATGGCTTGGCGGTATCGGGATCTCTAGCTGTGTTGTTACCTTATTCGTGGcgttatattacaatgttATAATAACTTGGGTGTTCTTCTATCTCTTTAATAGTATTCGG CTAAGCGCAGACTCCTTGCCCTGGGCTCACTGTCCCCAAGACAACGGCACTGCTGAAGAGGAATGCTCCAAAACATCAGCTACGGTGTACTACTGGTATCGGGAGGCTTTAGATGCGTCACCAAGCATCGACAACCCTGGAGTACCACGCTGGTGGATTGTCTGTTATCTGCTCCTAGCTTGGATTATCGTGTTCTTTATCGTCATGAAAGGAATACAGAGCAGTGGaaag GTGGTATACTTCACATCTTTATTTCCATACGCTGTGCTAACAATATTCTTTGTACGTGGCATTACATTACCTGGCTCCGCAGATGGTATACTACATATGTATAAACCAAAG CTAGAAAAACTACTAGATCCAACGGTATGGTTGGACGCGGCTACTCAAGTGTTCTACTCCTTCGGGTTGGCGTTCGGATCCCTCATCGCATTCGGCTCCTACAACCCACCGAATAACAACTGTGTACGCGACGTGCTTCTTGTATCTGTGTGCAACGCTCTAACTGCCATATACGCATCTGTGGTCATCTTCAGTATTTTGGGCTTCAAAGCATTTACTATGGTCGAAAAATGTATTGGCAA GGAGATAAAAGTCTTAGCGTTGCACCATATCGGCGGTTTCACTGTTAACTCTACGCAGGAGTACTACGAGGAGTATTATCCACGCTTAAGTGATAATATCACCTCATCACTTAACCTTACGGGATGCACCATGAGTCGGCAATTGGATGAG GCAGCAGAAGGCACAGGCCTAGCATTCATTGTATTCACCCAGGCGATTCTGAAGCTCACTCCAGCTCCATTCTGGTCCATCATTTTCTTTCTGATGCTACTCTCCCTGGGTCTAGGAAGTCAGATTGGAATCATGGAGGGAATGTTGTGCACTATATTTGATATTGACTTCTTCAAGCGGTTAAGCAAGCCTGTTATAACAG GTTCCGTATGTACTTTCTGTTTCTTCGTGGGTCTGATCTTCACAACTGGAGCTGGCGAGTACTGGCTTAAGATGTTTGACTCTTTCGCTGGAACCATCGGTCTGGTGGTGGTAGCTTTGCTGGAGATGATCTCTGTTATTTACATCTACGGACATGAAAG GTTCACCAATGATATCTACGAGATGACAGGCTACAGGCCAGGTTTATACTGGCAAATCACCTGGCGCTATGTGGGACCCTTCATCGTCTCCTGTATCTTGCTCTCGTCTCTCGTATTTATGCTCATCAACCCACCGACTTATGGAGCTTGGAATGCCGCTGAG GGACGCGTGGAAAAGACACCGTACCCCAACTGGGTGCTGTTGGTAGCCGTAATGATGATCCTAGCTGGAGTTCTGCCAATACCAATTGTTCTACTCTTGCGTCGCTTCCAATGCTTGGCCCTCGATGTGGACATCCACCAGGGATCTATAAGAAGAATTGAGACCACAGTCTCTACTAAGGAAATGATGAGCGATCAGGAT GTGATTTCGCCGGAGAATGCGCCACCCGCGCCTGCTCAGCTCGTCGCCGATGTCGCTACTAAATTCACTATTGGCGACTTCGAT TCTGATTCAGAACAAGGCGAGGTGCGAGCGTCCGGTACGTGCAACGTCTCAAGCAGTAGTGACGACGAcattccaaataaaaaatattcacctTTAAGCGGGACTAGATTCGCACTAAAGCCCATTGGTCATAAGCCAACGACATTCAAAATGGACGTCATTGACGATTGA
- the LOC110996806 gene encoding sodium-dependent neutral amino acid transporter B(0)AT3 isoform X2 — MSAKAEPIGPRNGHELAPLNTRADGSERPHGVTIVLQGSRNSLQHDAPDEDRAAWSGKLQFFLSIIGYSVGLGNIWRFPYLCQQNGGGAFLIPFLIMLVLEGIPLFLIEMAIGQKMRLGSLGVWNTIHPWLGGIGISSCVVTLFVALYYNVIITWVFFYLFNSIRLSADSLPWAHCPQDNGTAEEECSKTSATVYYWYREALDASPSIDNPGVPRWWIVCYLLLAWIIVFFIVMKGIQSSGKVVYFTSLFPYAVLTIFFVRGITLPGSADGILHMYKPKLEKLLDPTVWLDAATQVFYSFGLAFGSLIAFGSYNPPNNNCVRDVLLVSVCNALTAIYASVVIFSILGFKAFTMVEKCIGKEIKVLALHHIGGFTVNSTQEYYEEYYPRLSDNITSSLNLTGCTMSRQLDEAAEGTGLAFIVFTQAILKLTPAPFWSIIFFLMLLSLGLGSQIGIMEGMLCTIFDIDFFKRLSKPVITGSVCTFCFFVGLIFTTGAGEYWLKMFDSFAGTIGLVVVALLEMISVIYIYGHERFTNDIYEMTGYRPGLYWQITWRYVGPFIVSCILLSSLVFMLINPPTYGAWNAAEGRVEKTPYPNWVLLVAVMMILAGVLPIPIVLLLRRFQCLALDVDIHQGSIRRIETTVSTKEMMSDQDSDSEQGEVRASGTCNVSSSSDDDIPNKKYSPLSGTRFALKPIGHKPTTFKMDVIDD; from the exons atGTCGGCAAAAGCTGAACCAATCGGGCCTCGGAATGGCCACGAATTGGCACCGTTGAATACCAGGGCCGATGGCAGCGAACGACCTCACGGGGTTACCATAGTTCTACAGGGTTCAAGGAACTCCTTACAGCATGATGCCCCCGATGAGGATAGAGCGGCATGGTCCGGAAAACTACAGTTCTTCCTGTCAATTATTGGATACTCTGTGGGCCTTGGCAACATTTGGCGCTTTCCGTATCTATGCCAACAAAATGGCGGAG GTGCGTTCCTGATACCCTTCCTCATAATGTTGGTGCTGGAAGGCATCCCATTGTTTTTGATTGAAATGGCAATAGGCCAGAAGATGAGACTTGGCTCCCTTGGCGTGTGGAACACCATCCATCCATGGCTTGGCGGTATCGGGATCTCTAGCTGTGTTGTTACCTTATTCGTGGcgttatattacaatgttATAATAACTTGGGTGTTCTTCTATCTCTTTAATAGTATTCGG CTAAGCGCAGACTCCTTGCCCTGGGCTCACTGTCCCCAAGACAACGGCACTGCTGAAGAGGAATGCTCCAAAACATCAGCTACGGTGTACTACTGGTATCGGGAGGCTTTAGATGCGTCACCAAGCATCGACAACCCTGGAGTACCACGCTGGTGGATTGTCTGTTATCTGCTCCTAGCTTGGATTATCGTGTTCTTTATCGTCATGAAAGGAATACAGAGCAGTGGaaag GTGGTATACTTCACATCTTTATTTCCATACGCTGTGCTAACAATATTCTTTGTACGTGGCATTACATTACCTGGCTCCGCAGATGGTATACTACATATGTATAAACCAAAG CTAGAAAAACTACTAGATCCAACGGTATGGTTGGACGCGGCTACTCAAGTGTTCTACTCCTTCGGGTTGGCGTTCGGATCCCTCATCGCATTCGGCTCCTACAACCCACCGAATAACAACTGTGTACGCGACGTGCTTCTTGTATCTGTGTGCAACGCTCTAACTGCCATATACGCATCTGTGGTCATCTTCAGTATTTTGGGCTTCAAAGCATTTACTATGGTCGAAAAATGTATTGGCAA GGAGATAAAAGTCTTAGCGTTGCACCATATCGGCGGTTTCACTGTTAACTCTACGCAGGAGTACTACGAGGAGTATTATCCACGCTTAAGTGATAATATCACCTCATCACTTAACCTTACGGGATGCACCATGAGTCGGCAATTGGATGAG GCAGCAGAAGGCACAGGCCTAGCATTCATTGTATTCACCCAGGCGATTCTGAAGCTCACTCCAGCTCCATTCTGGTCCATCATTTTCTTTCTGATGCTACTCTCCCTGGGTCTAGGAAGTCAGATTGGAATCATGGAGGGAATGTTGTGCACTATATTTGATATTGACTTCTTCAAGCGGTTAAGCAAGCCTGTTATAACAG GTTCCGTATGTACTTTCTGTTTCTTCGTGGGTCTGATCTTCACAACTGGAGCTGGCGAGTACTGGCTTAAGATGTTTGACTCTTTCGCTGGAACCATCGGTCTGGTGGTGGTAGCTTTGCTGGAGATGATCTCTGTTATTTACATCTACGGACATGAAAG GTTCACCAATGATATCTACGAGATGACAGGCTACAGGCCAGGTTTATACTGGCAAATCACCTGGCGCTATGTGGGACCCTTCATCGTCTCCTGTATCTTGCTCTCGTCTCTCGTATTTATGCTCATCAACCCACCGACTTATGGAGCTTGGAATGCCGCTGAG GGACGCGTGGAAAAGACACCGTACCCCAACTGGGTGCTGTTGGTAGCCGTAATGATGATCCTAGCTGGAGTTCTGCCAATACCAATTGTTCTACTCTTGCGTCGCTTCCAATGCTTGGCCCTCGATGTGGACATCCACCAGGGATCTATAAGAAGAATTGAGACCACAGTCTCTACTAAGGAAATGATGAGCGATCAGGAT TCTGATTCAGAACAAGGCGAGGTGCGAGCGTCCGGTACGTGCAACGTCTCAAGCAGTAGTGACGACGAcattccaaataaaaaatattcacctTTAAGCGGGACTAGATTCGCACTAAAGCCCATTGGTCATAAGCCAACGACATTCAAAATGGACGTCATTGACGATTGA
- the LOC110996806 gene encoding sodium-dependent neutral amino acid transporter B(0)AT3 isoform X3, whose protein sequence is MSAKAEPIGPRNGHELAPLNTRADGSERPHGVTIVLQGSRNSLQHDAPDEDRAAWSGKLQFFLSIIGYSVGLGNIWRFPYLCQQNGGGAFLIPFLIMLVLEGIPLFLIEMAIGQKMRLGSLGVWNTIHPWLGGIGISSCVVTLFVALYYNVIITWVFFYLFNSIRLSADSLPWAHCPQDNGTAEEECSKTSATVYYWYREALDASPSIDNPGVPRWWIVCYLLLAWIIVFFIVMKGIQSSGKVVYFTSLFPYAVLTIFFVRGITLPGSADGILHMYKPKLEKLLDPTVWLDAATQVFYSFGLAFGSLIAFGSYNPPNNNCVRDVLLVSVCNALTAIYASVVIFSILGFKAFTMVEKCIGKEIKVLALHHIGGFTVNSTQEYYEEYYPRLSDNITSSLNLTGCTMSRQLDEAAEGTGLAFIVFTQAILKLTPAPFWSIIFFLMLLSLGLGSQIGIMEGMLCTIFDIDFFKRLSKPVITGSVCTFCFFVGLIFTTGAGEYWLKMFDSFAGTIGLVVVALLEMISVIYIYGHERFTNDIYEMTGYRPGLYWQITWRYVGPFIVSCILLSSLVFMLINPPTYGAWNAAEGRVEKTPYPNWVLLVAVMMILAGVLPIPIVLLLRRFQCLALDVDIHQGSIRRIETTVSTKEMMSDQDVISPENAPPAPAQLVADVATKFTIGDFDGVDSSDERPGTRLPTSIVRGRNKK, encoded by the exons atGTCGGCAAAAGCTGAACCAATCGGGCCTCGGAATGGCCACGAATTGGCACCGTTGAATACCAGGGCCGATGGCAGCGAACGACCTCACGGGGTTACCATAGTTCTACAGGGTTCAAGGAACTCCTTACAGCATGATGCCCCCGATGAGGATAGAGCGGCATGGTCCGGAAAACTACAGTTCTTCCTGTCAATTATTGGATACTCTGTGGGCCTTGGCAACATTTGGCGCTTTCCGTATCTATGCCAACAAAATGGCGGAG GTGCGTTCCTGATACCCTTCCTCATAATGTTGGTGCTGGAAGGCATCCCATTGTTTTTGATTGAAATGGCAATAGGCCAGAAGATGAGACTTGGCTCCCTTGGCGTGTGGAACACCATCCATCCATGGCTTGGCGGTATCGGGATCTCTAGCTGTGTTGTTACCTTATTCGTGGcgttatattacaatgttATAATAACTTGGGTGTTCTTCTATCTCTTTAATAGTATTCGG CTAAGCGCAGACTCCTTGCCCTGGGCTCACTGTCCCCAAGACAACGGCACTGCTGAAGAGGAATGCTCCAAAACATCAGCTACGGTGTACTACTGGTATCGGGAGGCTTTAGATGCGTCACCAAGCATCGACAACCCTGGAGTACCACGCTGGTGGATTGTCTGTTATCTGCTCCTAGCTTGGATTATCGTGTTCTTTATCGTCATGAAAGGAATACAGAGCAGTGGaaag GTGGTATACTTCACATCTTTATTTCCATACGCTGTGCTAACAATATTCTTTGTACGTGGCATTACATTACCTGGCTCCGCAGATGGTATACTACATATGTATAAACCAAAG CTAGAAAAACTACTAGATCCAACGGTATGGTTGGACGCGGCTACTCAAGTGTTCTACTCCTTCGGGTTGGCGTTCGGATCCCTCATCGCATTCGGCTCCTACAACCCACCGAATAACAACTGTGTACGCGACGTGCTTCTTGTATCTGTGTGCAACGCTCTAACTGCCATATACGCATCTGTGGTCATCTTCAGTATTTTGGGCTTCAAAGCATTTACTATGGTCGAAAAATGTATTGGCAA GGAGATAAAAGTCTTAGCGTTGCACCATATCGGCGGTTTCACTGTTAACTCTACGCAGGAGTACTACGAGGAGTATTATCCACGCTTAAGTGATAATATCACCTCATCACTTAACCTTACGGGATGCACCATGAGTCGGCAATTGGATGAG GCAGCAGAAGGCACAGGCCTAGCATTCATTGTATTCACCCAGGCGATTCTGAAGCTCACTCCAGCTCCATTCTGGTCCATCATTTTCTTTCTGATGCTACTCTCCCTGGGTCTAGGAAGTCAGATTGGAATCATGGAGGGAATGTTGTGCACTATATTTGATATTGACTTCTTCAAGCGGTTAAGCAAGCCTGTTATAACAG GTTCCGTATGTACTTTCTGTTTCTTCGTGGGTCTGATCTTCACAACTGGAGCTGGCGAGTACTGGCTTAAGATGTTTGACTCTTTCGCTGGAACCATCGGTCTGGTGGTGGTAGCTTTGCTGGAGATGATCTCTGTTATTTACATCTACGGACATGAAAG GTTCACCAATGATATCTACGAGATGACAGGCTACAGGCCAGGTTTATACTGGCAAATCACCTGGCGCTATGTGGGACCCTTCATCGTCTCCTGTATCTTGCTCTCGTCTCTCGTATTTATGCTCATCAACCCACCGACTTATGGAGCTTGGAATGCCGCTGAG GGACGCGTGGAAAAGACACCGTACCCCAACTGGGTGCTGTTGGTAGCCGTAATGATGATCCTAGCTGGAGTTCTGCCAATACCAATTGTTCTACTCTTGCGTCGCTTCCAATGCTTGGCCCTCGATGTGGACATCCACCAGGGATCTATAAGAAGAATTGAGACCACAGTCTCTACTAAGGAAATGATGAGCGATCAGGAT GTGATTTCGCCGGAGAATGCGCCACCCGCGCCTGCTCAGCTCGTCGCCGATGTCGCTACTAAATTCACTATTGGCGACTTCGAT GGAGTGGATAGCAGCGACGAGAGACCTGGCACTCGCCTGCCCACGAGCATCGTGCGCGGAcgcaataagaaataa
- the LOC110996806 gene encoding sodium-dependent neutral amino acid transporter B(0)AT3 isoform X4: MSAKAEPIGPRNGHELAPLNTRADGSERPHGVTIVLQGSRNSLQHDAPDEDRAAWSGKLQFFLSIIGYSVGLGNIWRFPYLCQQNGGGAFLIPFLIMLVLEGIPLFLIEMAIGQKMRLGSLGVWNTIHPWLGGIGISSCVVTLFVALYYNVIITWVFFYLFNSIRLSADSLPWAHCPQDNGTAEEECSKTSATVYYWYREALDASPSIDNPGVPRWWIVCYLLLAWIIVFFIVMKGIQSSGKVVYFTSLFPYAVLTIFFVRGITLPGSADGILHMYKPKLEKLLDPTVWLDAATQVFYSFGLAFGSLIAFGSYNPPNNNCVRDVLLVSVCNALTAIYASVVIFSILGFKAFTMVEKCIGKEIKVLALHHIGGFTVNSTQEYYEEYYPRLSDNITSSLNLTGCTMSRQLDEAAEGTGLAFIVFTQAILKLTPAPFWSIIFFLMLLSLGLGSQIGIMEGMLCTIFDIDFFKRLSKPVITGSVCTFCFFVGLIFTTGAGEYWLKMFDSFAGTIGLVVVALLEMISVIYIYGHERFTNDIYEMTGYRPGLYWQITWRYVGPFIVSCILLSSLVFMLINPPTYGAWNAAEGRVEKTPYPNWVLLVAVMMILAGVLPIPIVLLLRRFQCLALDVDIHQGSIRRIETTVSTKEMMSDQDGVDSSDERPGTRLPTSIVRGRNKK; this comes from the exons atGTCGGCAAAAGCTGAACCAATCGGGCCTCGGAATGGCCACGAATTGGCACCGTTGAATACCAGGGCCGATGGCAGCGAACGACCTCACGGGGTTACCATAGTTCTACAGGGTTCAAGGAACTCCTTACAGCATGATGCCCCCGATGAGGATAGAGCGGCATGGTCCGGAAAACTACAGTTCTTCCTGTCAATTATTGGATACTCTGTGGGCCTTGGCAACATTTGGCGCTTTCCGTATCTATGCCAACAAAATGGCGGAG GTGCGTTCCTGATACCCTTCCTCATAATGTTGGTGCTGGAAGGCATCCCATTGTTTTTGATTGAAATGGCAATAGGCCAGAAGATGAGACTTGGCTCCCTTGGCGTGTGGAACACCATCCATCCATGGCTTGGCGGTATCGGGATCTCTAGCTGTGTTGTTACCTTATTCGTGGcgttatattacaatgttATAATAACTTGGGTGTTCTTCTATCTCTTTAATAGTATTCGG CTAAGCGCAGACTCCTTGCCCTGGGCTCACTGTCCCCAAGACAACGGCACTGCTGAAGAGGAATGCTCCAAAACATCAGCTACGGTGTACTACTGGTATCGGGAGGCTTTAGATGCGTCACCAAGCATCGACAACCCTGGAGTACCACGCTGGTGGATTGTCTGTTATCTGCTCCTAGCTTGGATTATCGTGTTCTTTATCGTCATGAAAGGAATACAGAGCAGTGGaaag GTGGTATACTTCACATCTTTATTTCCATACGCTGTGCTAACAATATTCTTTGTACGTGGCATTACATTACCTGGCTCCGCAGATGGTATACTACATATGTATAAACCAAAG CTAGAAAAACTACTAGATCCAACGGTATGGTTGGACGCGGCTACTCAAGTGTTCTACTCCTTCGGGTTGGCGTTCGGATCCCTCATCGCATTCGGCTCCTACAACCCACCGAATAACAACTGTGTACGCGACGTGCTTCTTGTATCTGTGTGCAACGCTCTAACTGCCATATACGCATCTGTGGTCATCTTCAGTATTTTGGGCTTCAAAGCATTTACTATGGTCGAAAAATGTATTGGCAA GGAGATAAAAGTCTTAGCGTTGCACCATATCGGCGGTTTCACTGTTAACTCTACGCAGGAGTACTACGAGGAGTATTATCCACGCTTAAGTGATAATATCACCTCATCACTTAACCTTACGGGATGCACCATGAGTCGGCAATTGGATGAG GCAGCAGAAGGCACAGGCCTAGCATTCATTGTATTCACCCAGGCGATTCTGAAGCTCACTCCAGCTCCATTCTGGTCCATCATTTTCTTTCTGATGCTACTCTCCCTGGGTCTAGGAAGTCAGATTGGAATCATGGAGGGAATGTTGTGCACTATATTTGATATTGACTTCTTCAAGCGGTTAAGCAAGCCTGTTATAACAG GTTCCGTATGTACTTTCTGTTTCTTCGTGGGTCTGATCTTCACAACTGGAGCTGGCGAGTACTGGCTTAAGATGTTTGACTCTTTCGCTGGAACCATCGGTCTGGTGGTGGTAGCTTTGCTGGAGATGATCTCTGTTATTTACATCTACGGACATGAAAG GTTCACCAATGATATCTACGAGATGACAGGCTACAGGCCAGGTTTATACTGGCAAATCACCTGGCGCTATGTGGGACCCTTCATCGTCTCCTGTATCTTGCTCTCGTCTCTCGTATTTATGCTCATCAACCCACCGACTTATGGAGCTTGGAATGCCGCTGAG GGACGCGTGGAAAAGACACCGTACCCCAACTGGGTGCTGTTGGTAGCCGTAATGATGATCCTAGCTGGAGTTCTGCCAATACCAATTGTTCTACTCTTGCGTCGCTTCCAATGCTTGGCCCTCGATGTGGACATCCACCAGGGATCTATAAGAAGAATTGAGACCACAGTCTCTACTAAGGAAATGATGAGCGATCAGGAT GGAGTGGATAGCAGCGACGAGAGACCTGGCACTCGCCTGCCCACGAGCATCGTGCGCGGAcgcaataagaaataa